The proteins below come from a single Chitinophaga pinensis DSM 2588 genomic window:
- a CDS encoding DUF692 family multinuclear iron-containing protein, which produces MPKVLSAVACNLDANILAACLPLMEESRIEAIEWSFDALYKVKEVPDWFRELLTAFSDENRLIGHGVFFSLFSGKWLPEQENWLKHLSQTADAFQFDHITEHFGFMTGKDFHQGAPLNIPYTAITLNIGRDRLKRIYEACKRPVGLENLAFSYSLDEVKRHGAFLEQLLEPVNGFIILDLHNLYCQLRNFDVTFEEMIALYPLDRVREIHISGGSWEDSVATPSRSIRRDTHDDAVPTEVFQLLEMTIPRCPQLKYVVLEQLGNGLETETSRQYFYNDFLRMQEIIQQHNDQADDTSTDPFLPLIPFSTDAVVEDMMLYQQQLELSAIFESSASYGEAMQSLSTSSLANSDWRIEQWEPHMIETAVKIAQKWMK; this is translated from the coding sequence GTGCCAAAAGTTTTATCGGCTGTTGCCTGTAATCTGGATGCAAACATCCTCGCTGCTTGTTTGCCTTTAATGGAAGAATCCAGAATAGAAGCCATAGAGTGGTCGTTCGATGCATTATATAAGGTGAAAGAAGTACCTGATTGGTTTCGGGAACTGCTGACAGCCTTTAGTGATGAAAACCGTTTGATCGGTCATGGTGTTTTCTTTTCTCTCTTTTCAGGCAAATGGTTACCTGAACAGGAGAACTGGCTAAAACATTTATCACAGACCGCCGATGCTTTTCAGTTTGATCATATTACGGAGCACTTCGGGTTCATGACCGGTAAGGATTTTCATCAGGGTGCTCCGCTGAATATTCCATATACTGCCATTACACTCAATATTGGCAGAGACAGACTGAAACGCATATACGAGGCTTGTAAAAGGCCCGTTGGACTTGAAAATCTGGCATTCTCCTATTCACTGGATGAAGTAAAACGACATGGCGCCTTTTTGGAACAGCTACTGGAACCGGTCAACGGTTTTATTATTCTGGATCTGCATAACCTATACTGTCAGCTGCGGAATTTTGATGTCACATTTGAAGAAATGATCGCTTTGTATCCATTGGATAGGGTGAGAGAAATACACATCTCGGGTGGCAGCTGGGAAGATTCTGTAGCTACCCCCTCCCGTAGTATAAGAAGGGATACACATGATGATGCGGTTCCCACAGAAGTGTTTCAGCTGCTTGAAATGACCATTCCACGATGTCCGCAGCTTAAATATGTGGTATTGGAACAATTAGGTAATGGACTGGAAACTGAGACAAGCAGACAATACTTTTATAATGATTTCCTCCGGATGCAGGAGATCATTCAGCAGCATAACGATCAGGCAGATGATACTTCGACAGATCCTTTTTTGCCTTTAATACCTTTTTCAACTGACGCTGTTGTTGAAGACATGATGCTGTATCAGCAACAGCTGGAACTGTCTGCCATATTCGAATCATCTGCATCTTATGGAGAGGCGATGCAGTCACTTTCAACATCATCACTGGCCAATTCAGACTGGAGAATAGAACAATGGGAACCACATATGATTGAAACCGCTGTTAAGATTGCACAGAAGTGGATGAAATAA
- a CDS encoding T9SS type A sorting domain-containing protein, giving the protein MDTLFTGSRYMKAWQQQLPQQWRQKSQISLYDMSDKVHISGITTAITYNMDVIKLPTGIYIVQIITDGKKTIR; this is encoded by the coding sequence ATGGATACTCTATTTACGGGTTCCAGGTATATGAAAGCCTGGCAACAGCAACTACCGCAGCAATGGCGACAGAAAAGCCAGATCAGCCTCTATGACATGAGCGATAAAGTACACATCTCTGGAATCACTACTGCCATTACTTACAATATGGACGTAATTAAATTGCCAACAGGTATCTATATTGTACAGATTATCACCGATGGTAAAAAGACCATCAGGTAG
- a CDS encoding DUF5996 family protein: protein MKGRSLKQDKWPVLKFDDLKGTLAAVHLWTQVVGKIRLRKMPWLNHSWHVTLYVTANGLSSGSMPYEHGIFQMDFDFHRHQLVITASTGGRDTVDLAPGTVAGFYNAVITKLKALDIHTAIYTTPSELEGAIPFEEDHAQRPYDPQQMEDYWQALVRVHNVLTRFRSGFTGKNSPVHFFWGAFDLAVTRFSGRDAPLHQGSAPNMPAAVMQESYSKEVSSCGFWPGSEQYPHVAFYSYCYPGNEAFGQQPVQPEAAFYSNEMGEYLLHYEAVQQADNPEETLLAFLQSTYEACANTAHWDRTSLECDLSHLENEYGCYKQR from the coding sequence ATGAAAGGTAGATCTTTAAAGCAGGACAAATGGCCTGTATTGAAATTTGACGACTTGAAAGGTACATTGGCAGCCGTACATCTGTGGACACAGGTCGTAGGGAAGATCCGTCTCAGGAAGATGCCCTGGTTAAATCACTCCTGGCACGTAACCCTGTATGTTACTGCCAATGGATTGAGTTCCGGCAGTATGCCTTATGAACATGGAATTTTTCAGATGGATTTTGATTTTCACCGACACCAGCTGGTGATTACGGCAAGCACAGGCGGAAGAGATACGGTAGACCTGGCCCCCGGAACAGTGGCTGGCTTTTATAATGCCGTTATCACAAAATTGAAAGCCCTGGATATCCACACCGCTATATATACAACCCCCAGCGAACTGGAAGGCGCTATTCCTTTTGAGGAGGATCATGCACAGCGCCCATATGATCCGCAACAAATGGAAGATTACTGGCAGGCCCTTGTAAGAGTGCATAATGTATTGACACGGTTCAGGTCCGGATTTACAGGCAAAAACAGCCCGGTTCATTTCTTCTGGGGTGCTTTTGATCTGGCGGTTACCCGCTTTTCCGGCAGAGATGCCCCTTTGCACCAGGGATCTGCTCCTAACATGCCGGCAGCGGTTATGCAGGAATCTTATTCAAAGGAAGTAAGCTCCTGCGGATTCTGGCCAGGCAGTGAACAATATCCACACGTTGCTTTCTATTCTTATTGTTATCCGGGGAATGAGGCTTTTGGTCAGCAGCCTGTTCAGCCTGAAGCCGCTTTTTATAGTAATGAAATGGGAGAGTACCTGCTGCATTATGAGGCGGTACAACAGGCAGATAATCCTGAAGAGACATTACTGGCTTTTCTGCAATCCACTTATGAGGCATGCGCCAATACCGCGCATTGGGATCGTACATCACTGGAATGTGATCTGTCCCACCTGGAGAATGAATACGGATGTTATAAACAGCGATGA
- a CDS encoding TonB-dependent receptor, producing the protein MTVPLNKYLLFVVAMLCLFLNVNAADAPKGSIKGKVITSDGNAAPSVTVVLKETKKHAITNENGEFILRDVPAGTYELVVSLIGFTTLTQSVTVAADKQIDVTFQLAVSDKQLQEVEITANSNKFAKKETYNVSRLPISNLENPQVYSVITKELMGEQIVTDYRDAVKNAAGVNTLEQVSNGRSSTIIRGFRTPNYLRNGLVANQLTTIDVSNVERIEVIKGPSGTLFGSGAVSYGGVVNRVTKRPFDVFKTDVTYTGGSFSLSRLSVDMNAPLDKDKKTLLRVNAARHSQEGFQENGFSRNYFFAPTLSYQVNDKMSFLIDAEVYRNFGTSIGMGVTPNPAALPKQKSMKDLLPYYFRTFSSDDLTSTFPGYNFYGAMNYKFNSRWSSSTSFNYGGIDAKNQLQFTPTMLNDTLMSRQVQKYNHHYYAVQVMQNINGEFNIGRFRNRMVIGIDYLADVTKPTYIQRFLYDSINYTKPATPFITIEKVNQRLAQLPLTSATTSKTLRYGAYASDVVNITEQLMVMLSLRLDRIESKGSTNLLTGVTTGAYDKTALSPKLGIVYQVIKDQLSVFGNYLNGFNYSSSLDINGNVFKPEMANQLEGGVKLEMLNKRITATATYYDIEVSEKLRTDPNDNRYLVQDGTQRSKGFEAELIANPLDGLNIVAGYGYNDSKYTKSDKTIEGKTPARAPKNMINAWISYRVTNGPVRGLGLGFGGNYNSDNYYNDQNTFTNPAFTVLNTSIFYDQPRYRLGIKVDNLGDERYWGPYGNPQPPRSIAGSATLKF; encoded by the coding sequence ATGACAGTACCTCTAAACAAATACCTGCTATTTGTAGTAGCAATGCTATGCTTATTTCTTAACGTAAACGCTGCTGATGCACCGAAAGGTAGCATTAAAGGCAAGGTCATTACCAGTGATGGCAATGCAGCGCCTTCGGTAACGGTTGTGCTGAAAGAGACGAAGAAACATGCCATCACCAATGAGAATGGCGAATTTATATTACGTGATGTGCCAGCCGGTACGTATGAATTGGTTGTATCGCTGATTGGCTTTACTACACTTACGCAATCTGTTACGGTAGCAGCGGACAAACAGATCGATGTGACTTTCCAGCTGGCTGTTTCAGACAAACAGTTACAGGAAGTAGAGATCACCGCAAACTCTAATAAATTTGCAAAAAAAGAAACCTATAATGTTTCCCGCTTGCCTATCAGCAATCTCGAAAATCCACAGGTATACAGCGTTATTACCAAGGAGCTGATGGGAGAGCAGATTGTAACAGACTACCGTGATGCGGTTAAAAATGCGGCCGGAGTGAATACCCTTGAGCAGGTGTCTAATGGACGTAGTTCTACTATTATCCGCGGATTCCGTACGCCTAACTATTTACGTAACGGACTGGTCGCAAATCAGCTGACAACGATCGATGTTTCCAACGTAGAACGTATTGAAGTGATTAAAGGCCCATCAGGTACACTGTTCGGTTCAGGTGCTGTATCTTATGGCGGCGTGGTGAACAGGGTGACAAAACGTCCTTTTGACGTATTTAAGACGGACGTAACCTATACTGGTGGTAGCTTTAGCCTCAGCAGACTGAGTGTTGACATGAATGCGCCACTGGATAAAGACAAGAAAACCCTGCTGCGTGTAAATGCAGCCCGTCATTCACAGGAAGGTTTCCAGGAAAATGGATTTTCGCGCAATTACTTTTTTGCACCTACCTTGTCTTATCAGGTGAATGATAAAATGTCTTTCCTGATAGATGCAGAGGTATACCGCAATTTCGGTACCAGCATTGGTATGGGTGTTACGCCTAACCCGGCTGCTTTGCCAAAGCAAAAAAGCATGAAAGATCTGTTACCATACTATTTCCGTACCTTCAGCAGTGACGATCTTACTTCAACCTTCCCTGGTTACAATTTCTACGGCGCCATGAATTATAAATTCAACAGCAGGTGGAGTTCTTCTACCTCTTTTAACTATGGTGGTATAGATGCAAAGAATCAACTGCAGTTTACACCTACAATGCTCAATGACACGCTTATGAGCAGGCAGGTACAGAAGTATAACCATCATTACTATGCTGTACAGGTGATGCAAAACATCAATGGTGAATTTAACATAGGACGCTTCCGGAATCGTATGGTAATTGGTATTGATTACCTCGCGGATGTTACGAAACCTACCTATATTCAACGTTTCCTGTATGATTCAATAAATTATACCAAACCTGCAACGCCATTCATTACGATAGAGAAAGTAAATCAGCGTTTGGCGCAGTTGCCATTGACTTCCGCTACTACCAGCAAGACATTACGTTATGGTGCCTATGCATCTGATGTAGTAAATATCACGGAGCAGTTAATGGTCATGTTAAGTTTGCGTCTGGACAGGATAGAATCAAAAGGTAGTACAAACCTGCTGACAGGTGTCACAACCGGTGCATACGATAAAACTGCCTTGTCTCCGAAGTTGGGTATCGTATATCAGGTTATCAAAGACCAGCTGTCTGTTTTTGGTAATTACCTGAATGGTTTTAACTATTCCTCCAGTCTGGATATCAACGGAAATGTATTCAAACCGGAGATGGCGAATCAGCTGGAAGGTGGTGTAAAACTTGAGATGCTGAACAAGCGTATTACGGCAACTGCCACTTATTATGATATTGAAGTATCCGAAAAACTGCGTACTGATCCTAATGACAACCGTTACCTGGTACAGGATGGTACACAGCGTAGTAAAGGTTTTGAAGCTGAGCTTATCGCTAACCCGCTTGACGGATTGAATATCGTGGCAGGTTATGGCTACAACGATAGCAAGTACACAAAGTCGGATAAAACGATAGAAGGTAAAACGCCGGCACGGGCACCAAAGAATATGATCAATGCCTGGATCAGTTATCGCGTGACGAACGGCCCTGTAAGAGGTCTCGGATTGGGTTTTGGAGGCAACTATAACAGTGATAACTATTATAATGACCAGAATACTTTTACCAATCCTGCCTTTACGGTGTTAAATACAAGTATCTTCTATGATCAGCCCCGTTACAGACTGGGTATCAAAGTGGATAACCTGGGAGACGAGCGTTATTGGGGGCCCTATGGTAATCCTCAACCACCGCGATCTATTGCAGGTAGCGCCACTTTAAAGTTCTGA
- a CDS encoding site-specific DNA-methyltransferase, with translation MANQERQSKEYTFEPVKGYPMLHWKGRRPFNITRYYPAQLKDVYGKEVKRWMNKIFWGDNLQVMSHLLKDYKGQIDFIYIDPPYDSKADYRKKIKLRGKEVINNAISFEEKQYTDIWSNDEYLQFMYERLMLIRELLSDKGSIILQCDWHKVHHLRCIMDEIFGPDNCINEIIWHYKTFQGQTKKYFARKHDNLLFYKKGSDFIYNKLYDTSLENTIDAVRWADYIDENGRIYGKKMPLQDSRFIRYLNKWKRAYKREPEADDVIYEAKGQPLDSVWDMKGLDPKSEEKLGYPTQKPEDLMERIILATTNRGSIVFDCFMGSGTVQAVAMKTGRKFIGADINLGAVQTTTKRLLHVAAELNKRKEKITRYTGFQVYNVNHFDVFRNPLEAKEILIKALEIKPFPNNNVYDGKKDGRMVSIMPINRITTLADLNELIANFDYKAFEKLKSKHPRKPVLRLLLICMGHEPDLAIHLQSTVPYKLDIEVVDILKDKTTLELKRDAEATIAIEDAKVIIQAFYPINLLQKLSLQRENVGDWKELVDSVMIDYNYDGAVFKPKVVDVPERHRLVEGVYPIPKNAGVIHIKITDLLSEVFEQTVRNG, from the coding sequence ATGGCTAATCAGGAGAGACAATCAAAGGAATACACATTTGAACCAGTTAAGGGCTATCCGATGTTACATTGGAAAGGCAGGCGTCCTTTTAATATTACCCGGTATTATCCTGCCCAATTGAAAGATGTCTATGGAAAAGAGGTGAAGAGATGGATGAATAAGATATTCTGGGGGGATAATTTACAGGTGATGAGTCATCTGCTAAAAGACTATAAAGGACAAATTGACTTCATTTATATCGATCCTCCTTACGACAGCAAAGCTGATTACAGAAAGAAGATAAAATTACGGGGAAAAGAAGTCATTAATAATGCGATATCGTTTGAGGAAAAGCAGTATACCGATATATGGTCTAATGACGAGTATCTGCAATTTATGTATGAGCGGCTTATGCTGATCAGAGAGCTGCTGTCGGATAAAGGATCCATTATTTTACAATGCGACTGGCATAAAGTGCATCACCTGAGATGTATCATGGATGAGATCTTCGGCCCCGACAATTGCATCAATGAAATCATCTGGCATTATAAGACCTTTCAGGGACAGACAAAGAAGTATTTCGCCCGAAAACATGATAACCTGTTGTTTTATAAAAAAGGATCGGACTTTATTTATAATAAATTGTATGATACCTCACTGGAGAATACCATTGATGCTGTCAGATGGGCTGACTATATCGATGAAAACGGCAGGATTTATGGAAAAAAAATGCCGTTACAGGACAGCCGCTTCATCAGGTATCTGAATAAATGGAAACGGGCGTATAAAAGAGAACCAGAGGCAGATGATGTTATTTATGAAGCAAAAGGTCAACCGCTCGACTCTGTATGGGACATGAAAGGGCTTGATCCTAAATCGGAAGAAAAGTTAGGCTATCCTACACAAAAGCCGGAAGATCTGATGGAAAGAATAATCCTGGCAACGACAAACCGCGGATCGATTGTTTTTGATTGTTTTATGGGCTCCGGCACTGTACAGGCAGTTGCCATGAAAACCGGGAGAAAGTTTATTGGCGCTGATATCAATTTAGGGGCGGTACAGACGACCACGAAGCGTCTGTTGCATGTTGCCGCAGAACTGAATAAACGGAAGGAAAAAATAACCCGGTATACTGGATTCCAGGTGTATAACGTTAACCATTTTGATGTATTCCGGAACCCACTGGAGGCAAAGGAGATATTAATAAAAGCACTTGAAATAAAACCCTTTCCCAATAACAACGTCTATGATGGCAAGAAAGATGGGAGAATGGTCAGCATTATGCCGATTAACAGAATAACTACCCTTGCTGATCTGAATGAATTAATAGCCAATTTTGACTACAAGGCGTTTGAGAAATTAAAAAGCAAACATCCCCGAAAACCTGTACTTCGTCTTCTGTTAATCTGTATGGGACATGAACCCGACTTAGCAATACATTTACAAAGTACTGTTCCCTATAAATTGGATATTGAAGTAGTAGATATTTTAAAAGATAAAACTACACTTGAATTGAAACGGGATGCAGAAGCCACGATAGCTATTGAAGATGCGAAGGTTATTATACAGGCGTTTTACCCGATCAATCTTTTGCAGAAACTATCTCTTCAGCGGGAGAATGTTGGTGACTGGAAAGAATTGGTGGATAGTGTTATGATCGATTATAACTATGATGGCGCTGTATTCAAACCTAAAGTAGTAGATGTGCCGGAGCGTCATCGTCTGGTAGAGGGCGTGTATCCTATTCCGAAAAATGCAGGTGTTATCCATATTAAAATTACAGACCTCTTATCTGAAGTATTTGAGCAGACTGTCAGAAATGGCTAA
- a CDS encoding DUF3347 domain-containing protein, with the protein MRKLLLLLLALAPFTILSAQNKRAIKHNQSLSVAYLAIKDGLVKNDSIAVKKAAIAMTAALEEFKPAGMKAYSQQTFDATKTRLLADVTSMAGTQNVNKQRKYFAGCSEAFWQLTGIIPMYKSTFYYQQCPMTGVTWVSNTDEIKNPYYPKNMLTCGKVIGEHTVSL; encoded by the coding sequence ATGAGGAAATTATTACTGCTGCTGCTTGCACTGGCGCCTTTTACTATCCTGTCCGCACAAAATAAACGTGCGATCAAACACAATCAGTCTTTATCGGTGGCTTATCTGGCGATTAAAGATGGACTGGTAAAGAACGACTCTATTGCTGTGAAAAAAGCAGCTATTGCAATGACTGCTGCACTGGAGGAATTCAAACCCGCCGGTATGAAGGCGTATTCACAGCAGACTTTTGATGCAACCAAGACCAGATTACTGGCAGATGTGACCAGCATGGCCGGTACACAGAACGTGAACAAACAAAGAAAATATTTTGCTGGTTGCTCCGAGGCTTTCTGGCAACTGACAGGTATCATTCCGATGTATAAGTCAACATTTTATTATCAGCAATGTCCGATGACAGGTGTTACCTGGGTAAGCAACACAGATGAAATCAAAAATCCGTATTATCCTAAGAATATGCTGACCTGCGGGAAGGTTATCGGGGAACATACGGTTTCGTTGTAA
- a CDS encoding pyrimidine/purine nucleoside phosphorylase, with amino-acid sequence MSSSTTTDKVQHNVYFDGKVQSLGIETDKGPATVGVMKQGTYVFNTSSLETMVIITGEMSTKVSGGDWIIHKAGDSFEVAAHTSFDVICDADVAYICYYK; translated from the coding sequence ATGAGTAGTTCAACCACCACCGATAAGGTTCAACATAATGTATACTTTGATGGAAAGGTGCAGAGTCTCGGTATCGAGACAGACAAAGGACCTGCAACCGTTGGCGTGATGAAACAGGGAACTTATGTATTCAATACCAGTTCACTTGAGACAATGGTCATTATTACAGGCGAAATGAGTACAAAGGTAAGTGGTGGCGACTGGATCATACATAAAGCGGGAGATAGCTTTGAAGTAGCTGCGCATACATCATTTGATGTAATATGCGATGCAGATGTAGCCTATATCTGTTACTACAAATAG
- a CDS encoding right-handed parallel beta-helix repeat-containing protein: MKPITSVLQSMIVATLLFCASSCRKEDTLIESLDTPDNLATAKVSATGRQFTLLPDADGRLVIDNAINTYQPGDVLNLAGQFKAVLISNLNGNAKAPIIIQNLKDSVVSIGNPSWNGGGQPVACVLWNCHYIKLGGQSGQQSFIISGSTQAAREAYYDLQIGNKSDNIEICNLSIMNGGNGIVAKTDPVKGDRGTVHPNLIMQNLSIHDIDIMNTKNEGMYVGHTATYWDLTANVPYYGAPGSGATGHEYVQPAMWNNVKIYNCKVHETGLDGIQTAAINQLEIYDNEVYHWATQQNASHNGGILIGGRATNTKTHNNYVHDGWGELCQFYGSGEKGSSHFIYNNLFMNNESDGISVRGSANAIVWIGYNTIANTRGNNVRLNGYTGMKAAQFIYGNVLIAPRKGESTIYDKNYIYIEQGATLKEGDGVYKNKRYPTMAAAGAGNRKFQTPVGQTQIGAPGF, from the coding sequence ATGAAACCGATCACCTCTGTTCTACAATCAATGATTGTAGCGACCCTCCTGTTCTGTGCATCCAGTTGCCGGAAAGAAGATACCCTGATAGAGTCCCTGGATACACCGGACAATCTCGCTACCGCCAAAGTATCCGCTACAGGACGACAATTCACACTGCTCCCGGATGCAGACGGCCGTCTGGTAATAGATAACGCCATTAATACTTATCAACCAGGAGATGTGCTGAATCTGGCAGGACAATTTAAAGCCGTTCTGATCTCCAACCTGAATGGTAATGCAAAAGCCCCTATTATCATACAAAACCTGAAGGATTCTGTCGTTAGTATTGGTAACCCATCCTGGAATGGTGGCGGACAACCAGTTGCGTGCGTATTATGGAATTGCCATTATATCAAATTAGGTGGGCAATCGGGGCAGCAATCCTTTATTATCAGCGGTTCTACACAAGCTGCCCGGGAAGCCTATTATGATTTACAGATTGGTAATAAATCGGATAATATCGAGATCTGCAATCTTTCCATTATGAACGGCGGCAACGGTATCGTTGCGAAAACAGATCCTGTAAAAGGCGATCGGGGTACCGTACATCCTAACCTGATCATGCAGAACCTGTCCATACATGACATCGATATCATGAATACTAAAAATGAAGGCATGTACGTAGGACATACAGCTACTTACTGGGATCTGACCGCTAATGTACCCTATTATGGCGCTCCTGGTAGTGGAGCAACCGGACATGAATACGTACAACCTGCTATGTGGAATAATGTAAAGATCTATAACTGTAAAGTACACGAGACTGGTCTGGATGGTATTCAGACAGCGGCTATTAACCAGTTAGAGATCTATGATAATGAAGTATACCACTGGGCTACGCAGCAAAACGCTTCACATAATGGCGGAATACTGATAGGTGGACGAGCTACCAATACGAAAACCCACAATAATTACGTACATGACGGATGGGGAGAACTCTGTCAGTTCTATGGATCAGGAGAAAAAGGCTCCTCTCACTTTATATACAATAACCTATTTATGAACAATGAATCTGATGGCATCAGTGTGCGCGGCAGCGCAAATGCGATCGTATGGATCGGTTATAATACCATTGCCAATACGAGAGGGAATAACGTCCGTCTCAATGGCTATACCGGTATGAAAGCTGCTCAGTTCATATATGGGAATGTACTGATTGCACCCAGGAAGGGTGAATCGACTATTTACGACAAGAATTATATCTACATCGAACAAGGCGCTACGCTGAAAGAAGGCGACGGTGTCTATAAAAACAAAAGGTATCCTACAATGGCTGCCGCAGGCGCTGGTAACAGAAAATTCCAGACGCCTGTCGGACAAACCCAGATCGGCGCACCGGGATTCTAA
- a CDS encoding acyltransferase family protein, whose amino-acid sequence MNQTNESPSRSFGLDFARALAIIFVLMAHFFKQLDHIGFWGVELFFGLSGFLIGQILWRSYSESNEWSFKHTVNFWSRRWWRTLPNYYLFLIIMLFYHYFIAGGLPGLSVLVEHIWFGQNLLSRQDGFFGVAWSLCIEEFFYLLFPLILFAISRLLTKRKTAFLVALSVIFILSAAVREMLIQQHTSTAIRGVTLARLDAIGCGVLVSFWLSNAEITNRKKWMAFIIGCVLLCIAYLGVYHAGMLYNADIEKRYLLVVSSLGFSLMLPAVSMLPRPQGIFSMFSKWIDSLSFWSYSIYLSHIPILFTIYKLVQHKMLSKLAALVLTLIVSAILFKYFETPMMKKRPKEIAA is encoded by the coding sequence ATGAATCAGACAAATGAATCCCCATCCCGGAGTTTCGGCTTAGATTTCGCCCGCGCTCTTGCCATTATATTCGTATTGATGGCTCACTTCTTTAAACAACTTGATCACATAGGCTTTTGGGGAGTAGAACTATTCTTCGGATTAAGCGGATTCCTGATCGGACAGATTCTCTGGCGTAGTTATTCGGAGTCAAATGAATGGTCTTTCAAACACACCGTTAACTTCTGGTCACGTCGCTGGTGGCGTACCTTACCTAACTATTATTTGTTTCTTATCATCATGCTGTTTTACCATTACTTTATTGCCGGAGGATTGCCTGGCTTGTCTGTATTGGTAGAACATATCTGGTTCGGGCAAAATCTGTTGAGCCGTCAGGATGGTTTCTTTGGAGTAGCCTGGAGTTTGTGTATAGAGGAGTTTTTCTATCTCCTGTTTCCGTTGATATTATTTGCTATCAGCCGTTTGTTGACAAAAAGGAAAACGGCCTTTCTCGTTGCATTGAGTGTTATTTTCATTCTGTCTGCGGCAGTCCGTGAAATGTTGATACAACAGCATACCTCCACCGCCATCAGAGGTGTAACGCTTGCCAGACTAGATGCGATCGGCTGTGGCGTATTGGTGAGTTTCTGGCTGTCTAATGCCGAGATCACAAACCGTAAGAAATGGATGGCTTTTATAATCGGGTGTGTCCTTTTGTGTATCGCTTATTTAGGCGTCTATCATGCGGGTATGTTGTATAATGCGGATATTGAAAAGAGATATTTACTGGTAGTCAGCTCTCTCGGATTTTCACTTATGCTCCCTGCTGTAAGCATGTTACCAAGACCTCAGGGGATCTTCAGTATGTTCTCAAAATGGATAGACAGTCTGAGTTTCTGGTCTTACTCTATTTATCTGAGCCATATTCCGATTTTGTTTACCATCTACAAATTGGTTCAGCATAAGATGCTGTCAAAATTGGCAGCCCTGGTTCTTACACTGATTGTCTCTGCAATACTGTTTAAGTACTTTGAGACACCGATGATGAAAAAACGACCTAAGGAGATAGCGGCATAA